A DNA window from Halorubrum sp. DM2 contains the following coding sequences:
- the pth2 gene encoding peptidyl-tRNA hydrolase Pth2: protein MKQAIVARTDIGMGEGKLAAQVAHASLSAYQDAGRRARKKWQGEGQKKVVLKGDSESQLFELADKADKEGLPYAIVRDAGHTQLDPGTVTALAVGPARDDSVDRVTGDLSLY, encoded by the coding sequence ATGAAACAGGCCATCGTCGCCCGGACGGACATCGGCATGGGCGAGGGGAAACTCGCCGCGCAGGTCGCGCACGCGTCGCTGTCGGCGTACCAGGACGCGGGCCGGCGCGCCCGGAAGAAGTGGCAGGGGGAGGGACAGAAGAAGGTCGTCCTCAAGGGCGACTCCGAGAGCCAGCTGTTCGAACTGGCCGACAAGGCGGACAAGGAGGGGTTGCCGTACGCGATCGTTCGCGACGCCGGCCACACCCAGCTCGACCCGGGGACCGTCACCGCGCTCGCGGTCGGGCCGGCCCGCGACGACAGCGTCGACCGCGTGACCGGCGACCTCTCGCTGTACTGA
- a CDS encoding bacteriorhodopsin, producing MTQTEIFEAIQADTLLASSLWINIALAGLSILAFLYMGRNLEDPRAQLIFVAAMMVPLVSISSYTGLVSGLTVSFLEMPAGHALAGQEVLTPWGRYLTWALSTPMILIALGLLAGSNMTKLFTAVVADIGMCVTGLAAALTTSSYLLRWVWYVISCAFFVVVLYILLAEWAEDAEIAGTSEIFNTLKILTVVLWLGYPIFWALGAEGLAVLDVAVTSWAYSGMDIIAKYLFAFLLLRWVVDNERTVADVAAGLGSSSRGGAAPADD from the coding sequence ATGACCCAGACGGAGATATTCGAGGCCATTCAGGCCGACACGCTCTTGGCGTCGTCGCTCTGGATCAACATCGCGCTCGCCGGCCTCTCGATACTCGCGTTCCTCTATATGGGGCGGAACTTGGAGGACCCGCGCGCGCAGCTCATCTTCGTCGCCGCCATGATGGTGCCGCTGGTGTCCATCTCGAGTTACACCGGTCTCGTCTCCGGGCTCACGGTAAGCTTCCTCGAAATGCCGGCCGGACACGCGTTGGCCGGGCAGGAAGTGCTCACCCCGTGGGGTCGGTATCTCACGTGGGCGCTGTCGACGCCGATGATCCTCATCGCGCTCGGACTGCTGGCCGGATCGAACATGACAAAGCTGTTCACGGCCGTCGTGGCCGACATCGGGATGTGCGTCACGGGGCTCGCGGCCGCGCTGACCACCTCCTCCTACCTGCTGCGCTGGGTATGGTACGTCATCAGCTGCGCGTTCTTCGTCGTCGTCCTCTACATCCTGCTCGCCGAGTGGGCCGAGGATGCCGAAATCGCCGGTACCAGTGAGATATTCAACACGCTGAAGATCCTCACCGTCGTCCTCTGGCTCGGCTACCCGATCTTCTGGGCGCTCGGCGCGGAGGGACTCGCGGTGCTCGACGTCGCCGTCACCTCGTGGGCCTACAGCGGGATGGACATCATCGCGAAGTACCTCTTCGCGTTCCTCCTGCTGCGGTGGGTCGTCGACAACGAGCGCACGGTCGCGGACGTGGCCGCCGGACTCGGATCGAGTTCCCGTGGCGGCGCAGCGCCGGCCGACGACTGA
- the crtI gene encoding phytoene desaturase family protein, with the protein MSDEALRGQSVGVVGGGIGGLSAAAYLSAAGAEVTVYERAERVGGVAGRLEVDGFRFDTGPSWYLLPELFERFFADFDRSPAEFYELERLDPHYRVFWDDGDRADVPADPAAAADLFESYEPGAGDAFREYLDDAERAYDAGMNRFVFPGRSRFRDYLSLDVVAGGRELDLLSSLDEQVRTYVDHPKLRQLLEYTLVFLGGSPHNTPALYQLMSHVDYGLGVYYPLGGMYEVVEAVETVAEDAGADVHTGVSVTGLEPLDEGIGVELGGDRYVHDRVVCNAPPAHVERELLPEGTVPRLGNYWESRTYGPAAHLLYLGVEGSLPDLEHHTLALPTDWDPHFEAIFDDPAWPTGDTEPVVYVNVPSRTDPAVAPDGHEAVVTLVPLAPGLDDTPERRGALRDRVLDAVASRTGVDLRDRIVAEESACVSEFADRFDQPGGTALGLAHTMWQTGPLRPGPRVRGTDRLYYVGGSSNPGIGVPMCLLGGEHCADAVKADVAGGPLDRLPLVGR; encoded by the coding sequence ATGAGCGACGAGGCGCTCCGTGGGCAGTCGGTGGGGGTGGTCGGAGGCGGCATCGGCGGGCTCTCGGCGGCCGCGTACCTCTCGGCCGCCGGCGCGGAGGTGACGGTGTACGAGCGCGCCGAGCGCGTGGGCGGGGTGGCCGGCCGGCTCGAAGTCGACGGGTTCCGGTTCGACACCGGGCCGTCGTGGTACCTGCTGCCGGAGCTGTTCGAGCGGTTCTTCGCGGACTTCGACCGGTCGCCGGCGGAGTTCTACGAGCTCGAACGCCTCGACCCGCACTATCGCGTGTTCTGGGACGACGGCGACCGCGCCGACGTGCCTGCCGACCCCGCGGCGGCCGCCGACCTGTTCGAGTCGTACGAGCCGGGCGCGGGCGACGCCTTCCGCGAGTACCTCGACGACGCGGAGCGGGCGTACGACGCCGGGATGAACCGGTTCGTGTTCCCCGGGCGGTCGCGGTTCCGCGACTACCTCTCGCTCGACGTCGTCGCCGGGGGGCGAGAGCTCGACCTGCTCTCCAGCCTCGACGAGCAGGTGCGGACGTACGTCGACCACCCGAAGCTGCGACAGCTGCTGGAGTACACCCTCGTGTTTCTCGGGGGGTCGCCGCACAACACGCCGGCGCTGTACCAGCTGATGAGCCACGTCGACTACGGGCTGGGCGTCTACTACCCGCTGGGCGGGATGTACGAGGTCGTCGAGGCGGTCGAGACGGTCGCCGAGGACGCCGGCGCGGACGTTCACACGGGCGTCTCGGTGACGGGACTGGAGCCGCTCGACGAGGGGATCGGCGTCGAACTCGGCGGCGACCGGTACGTCCACGACCGGGTCGTCTGCAACGCGCCGCCGGCGCACGTCGAGCGCGAACTGCTCCCCGAGGGGACGGTGCCGCGGCTCGGCAACTACTGGGAGTCGCGGACGTACGGCCCCGCCGCGCACCTGCTGTACCTCGGCGTCGAGGGGTCGCTGCCGGATCTCGAACACCACACGCTCGCGCTCCCGACGGACTGGGACCCGCACTTCGAGGCGATCTTCGACGACCCCGCGTGGCCGACGGGCGACACCGAGCCGGTGGTGTACGTGAACGTCCCGTCGCGGACGGACCCGGCGGTTGCGCCCGACGGCCACGAGGCGGTCGTGACGCTCGTCCCGCTCGCGCCGGGCCTCGACGACACGCCGGAGCGACGGGGCGCGCTCCGGGACCGCGTCCTCGACGCGGTGGCGTCGCGGACCGGCGTCGACCTCCGGGACCGGATCGTCGCCGAGGAGTCGGCGTGCGTCTCCGAGTTCGCGGACCGGTTCGACCAGCCCGGCGGGACCGCGCTCGGCCTCGCGCACACGATGTGGCAGACCGGACCGCTCCGCCCGGGACCGCGCGTCCGGGGGACCGATCGGCTCTACTACGTCGGCGGGAGCAGCAACCCCGGGATCGGCGTGCCGATGTGTCTGCTCGGCGGCGAACACTGCGCGGACGCGGTCAAAGCCGACGTCGCCGGCGGGCCGCTCGACCGCCTCCCGCTGGTCGGACGCTGA
- a CDS encoding helix-turn-helix domain-containing protein, protein MGRRSQSSDSTSANAVESGSTGSAGSDGLAGSNGSDAAGDDHAEAEPVRGASDASPSGAACGDAGVRVEVVVRDPTLAPVAEALPPGAVAEDVDRVRVDGAVVSQFRADRRVDAELVFDGGDELVYRCRCGATGPFPADAVESLGYPVSSVTVRTAPDRVRLGLSLPAADPLGEVIDALEATGGSVRLERLTSSGGADTRSDPVVVDRGRLTERQREVIRTAHRLGYFEHPRGASATEVADDIGIARATFSEHLAAAQRRVFEDLVGG, encoded by the coding sequence ATGGGACGGCGATCGCAGTCGTCTGACTCCACCTCCGCCAACGCCGTCGAATCGGGGTCGACCGGCTCGGCGGGGTCCGACGGCCTCGCCGGTTCGAACGGGTCCGACGCCGCCGGCGACGACCACGCCGAGGCGGAGCCGGTCCGGGGCGCTTCGGACGCGTCGCCGAGCGGGGCGGCGTGCGGCGACGCCGGGGTCCGCGTCGAGGTCGTGGTCCGCGACCCGACGCTCGCCCCGGTCGCGGAGGCGCTGCCGCCGGGGGCGGTCGCCGAGGATGTTGACCGCGTTCGCGTCGACGGCGCGGTCGTCTCGCAGTTCCGGGCCGACCGACGAGTCGACGCGGAGCTCGTCTTCGACGGCGGCGACGAGCTCGTGTACCGCTGCCGGTGCGGCGCGACGGGGCCGTTCCCCGCCGACGCCGTCGAGTCGCTCGGCTACCCCGTCTCCTCGGTCACGGTTCGGACGGCACCCGACCGCGTCCGACTGGGGCTGTCGCTGCCCGCGGCCGACCCGCTCGGCGAGGTGATCGACGCGCTGGAGGCGACCGGCGGGTCGGTGCGGCTCGAACGGCTCACCAGCTCCGGCGGGGCCGACACCCGATCGGACCCCGTCGTCGTCGACCGCGGACGGCTCACGGAGCGACAGCGAGAGGTGATCCGGACCGCCCACCGGCTCGGCTACTTCGAACACCCCCGTGGGGCGAGCGCGACGGAGGTCGCCGACGACATCGGCATCGCCCGCGCCACCTTCTCGGAACACCTCGCGGCGGCGCAGCGGCGCGTCTTCGAGGACCTCGTCGGCGGGTGA
- a CDS encoding plastocyanin/azurin family copper-binding protein, with translation MYRRRFLRRAGAVGSAAATVGLAGCAGVGGEPDYDVGMLASAYEPRQVTVAVGDTVAWMNTSARAHTVTATEGGIPDAAEFFASGGFDDYATAKEAWDADFGGILESGDRFEHTFTVPGAYEYVCIPHREGGMYGTVVVEE, from the coding sequence ATGTACCGGAGACGGTTCCTTCGGCGGGCCGGTGCCGTCGGGAGCGCGGCGGCGACCGTCGGGCTCGCCGGCTGCGCGGGCGTCGGCGGTGAACCGGACTACGACGTCGGCATGCTCGCCAGCGCGTACGAGCCGCGGCAGGTCACGGTCGCCGTCGGCGACACCGTCGCCTGGATGAACACGAGCGCGCGGGCGCACACCGTCACCGCGACCGAAGGCGGGATCCCGGATGCCGCCGAGTTCTTCGCCTCGGGCGGGTTCGACGACTACGCGACCGCGAAAGAGGCGTGGGACGCCGACTTCGGGGGTATCTTGGAGAGCGGCGACCGCTTCGAACACACCTTCACCGTTCCCGGCGCGTACGAGTACGTCTGTATCCCCCACCGCGAGGGCGGCATGTACGGGACCGTCGTCGTGGAGGAGTGA
- a CDS encoding sulfite exporter TauE/SafE family protein yields the protein MSLSSLLGTDVLLFAAIGLLGGAHCIGMCGPLVTVYASRMDADAGRTDGGEADAARTPSAATGREGHLTTYEVRQHALFNLGRAASYATIGTALGALGGAVLVTAATLTGAAEAVRGGVGLLVGAAVILVGVRYLLGGATGGVHLPGLERVTGCLTGHVDRLANGPGIVALGAVHGLLPCPILYPAYLYAFASGSAVAGGVALGALGLGTIPAVFAYGTLIESVDPVSRRRIHRLLGVAFVALGYVLFAHGLMAVGVHVPHPSLPFWNPLDVAGAGGM from the coding sequence ATGTCCCTCTCGTCGCTCCTCGGGACCGACGTGCTGCTGTTCGCCGCGATCGGGCTGCTCGGCGGCGCGCACTGCATCGGAATGTGCGGTCCGCTCGTCACCGTCTACGCGAGCCGGATGGACGCCGACGCCGGCCGGACCGACGGCGGCGAGGCTGACGCCGCCCGCACCCCGAGCGCGGCGACCGGCCGCGAGGGGCACCTGACAACCTACGAGGTCCGCCAGCACGCGCTGTTCAACCTCGGGCGCGCCGCGAGCTACGCCACCATCGGCACGGCCCTCGGCGCGCTCGGCGGCGCGGTCCTCGTCACGGCCGCGACCCTGACGGGGGCCGCCGAGGCCGTCCGCGGCGGGGTGGGCCTCCTCGTCGGCGCGGCCGTGATCCTCGTCGGCGTCCGCTACCTCCTCGGGGGCGCGACCGGCGGGGTCCACCTCCCCGGACTCGAACGCGTCACGGGCTGTCTCACGGGCCACGTCGACCGGCTCGCGAACGGCCCGGGGATCGTCGCGCTCGGCGCGGTCCACGGACTCCTCCCCTGTCCGATCCTCTATCCGGCGTACCTGTACGCCTTCGCGAGCGGCTCCGCGGTCGCGGGCGGCGTCGCGCTCGGCGCGCTCGGACTCGGCACGATCCCCGCCGTCTTCGCGTACGGGACGCTGATCGAGAGCGTCGACCCCGTCTCGCGCCGCCGGATCCACCGGTTGCTCGGCGTCGCGTTCGTCGCGCTCGGCTACGTCCTGTTCGCGCACGGGCTGATGGCGGTCGGCGTTCACGTGCCGCACCCGAGCCTCCCGTTCTGGAACCCGCTCGACGTCGCCGGCGCAGGGGGGATGTGA
- a CDS encoding cation-translocating P-type ATPase, producing the protein MSGTDSDPAADACTLCELPTEGVDVTDDDGNRFCCTGCRDVYAALGDVDVDADAVRERRQASEASAGEGADDDAADADRDVPDGHEATFLEVDGMHCATCEAFIETVATDADGVSAASASYVTDTVRVDHDPDAVTVDDLTETVSGLGYSAYARDDAFSRRQASNMATARLAAGVIVGMAVMLQYIVLIYPTYFAFPFYNERTLSYLNEAMASTSGTYFFIVIAVLTTIVLFFTGKPILRGAYVSAKTRSPNMDLLVAIAAVSAYLYSTLAVIFVESPSIYYDVTVAIIVIVTVGNHYEDSVKERATELLSEVTAVQVDDARRLTADGDAESVAVDALRPDDRILVRAGERVPVDGEAVDGDAAVDESVVTGESLPVRKVAGDAVVGGSVVADGSLTVAVGPDATSSLDRVAELVYDLQSGNHGVQKLADRLATVFVPAVLVIAVVAAGASLALGGTGTDAMLVGLTVLIVSCPCALGLATPLAVAAGIRDALERNIVVFDDTVFERIREADTVVFDKTGTLTTGEMRLIDRELDDDLLRLAAALESRSAHPVGQAIAAARADLGDGADAEPGRPTDDGATPAVADGGAETADGGAEAVDADSDGEAEPTVESFESHARGVSGVVDGVEVVVGHPDLFDERGWTVPDAIREAVADARDVGRVPVAVGRDGAAEGFVVVGDELRDGWEETVTALDRSGVEVIVLTGDDERAATVFADHDAVSSVFAGVPPEGKAETVARLKERGVTVMVGDGTNDAPALAAADLGIALGGGTAMAADAADVAIVDDDLGSVATVFELARAAGRRVKGNIGWAFCYNAVAIPLAATGLLNPLFAAVAMGASSLLVVTNSSRALLSD; encoded by the coding sequence ATGAGCGGAACTGATAGCGATCCAGCCGCCGACGCCTGTACCCTCTGTGAACTGCCGACCGAGGGCGTCGACGTGACCGACGACGACGGCAACCGCTTCTGCTGTACCGGCTGCCGCGACGTGTACGCCGCCCTCGGCGACGTCGACGTGGACGCCGACGCGGTCCGAGAGCGCCGACAGGCGAGCGAGGCGAGCGCCGGAGAGGGGGCGGACGACGACGCGGCCGACGCCGACCGCGACGTGCCGGACGGCCACGAGGCGACGTTCTTGGAGGTCGACGGGATGCACTGCGCGACCTGCGAGGCGTTCATCGAGACGGTGGCGACCGACGCCGACGGCGTCAGCGCCGCGAGCGCGAGCTACGTCACCGACACGGTGCGGGTCGACCACGACCCGGACGCCGTCACCGTCGACGACCTCACGGAGACGGTGAGCGGGCTGGGATACAGCGCGTACGCCCGCGACGACGCCTTCTCGCGCCGGCAGGCGAGCAACATGGCGACCGCGCGGCTCGCGGCGGGCGTCATCGTCGGGATGGCGGTCATGCTCCAGTACATCGTCCTCATCTACCCGACGTACTTCGCGTTCCCCTTCTACAACGAGCGGACCCTCTCGTATCTCAACGAGGCGATGGCGTCGACCTCGGGTACGTACTTCTTCATCGTCATCGCCGTGTTGACGACCATCGTCCTCTTTTTCACCGGCAAGCCGATCCTCAGGGGCGCGTACGTCAGCGCGAAGACCCGCTCGCCGAACATGGACCTCCTCGTCGCCATCGCGGCGGTGAGCGCGTACCTCTACAGCACGCTCGCGGTGATATTCGTCGAGTCGCCCTCGATATACTACGACGTGACCGTCGCGATCATCGTGATCGTCACGGTCGGCAACCACTACGAGGACTCGGTGAAAGAGCGCGCGACGGAGCTGCTCTCCGAGGTGACCGCGGTCCAGGTCGACGACGCGCGGCGGCTGACGGCCGACGGCGACGCGGAGTCGGTCGCCGTCGACGCGCTCCGGCCGGACGACCGGATCCTCGTGCGCGCCGGCGAGCGGGTCCCGGTCGACGGCGAGGCGGTCGACGGCGACGCCGCGGTCGACGAGTCGGTCGTCACCGGCGAGTCGCTCCCGGTCCGGAAGGTCGCGGGCGACGCGGTCGTCGGCGGCTCGGTCGTCGCCGACGGCTCGCTCACGGTCGCGGTCGGCCCGGACGCGACCTCCAGCCTCGACCGCGTCGCGGAGCTCGTCTACGACCTCCAGAGCGGGAACCACGGCGTCCAGAAGCTCGCCGACCGGCTCGCGACGGTGTTCGTCCCCGCGGTCCTCGTCATCGCGGTCGTCGCCGCCGGCGCGTCGCTCGCGCTCGGCGGGACCGGAACCGACGCGATGCTCGTCGGACTCACGGTGCTCATCGTCTCGTGTCCGTGCGCGCTCGGGCTGGCGACGCCGCTCGCGGTCGCAGCCGGGATCCGCGACGCCTTGGAGCGCAACATCGTCGTCTTCGACGACACCGTCTTCGAGCGCATCCGCGAGGCCGACACGGTCGTCTTCGACAAGACGGGGACGCTGACGACCGGCGAGATGCGCCTGATCGACCGCGAACTCGACGACGACCTCCTCCGGCTCGCGGCCGCGCTCGAATCGCGGTCCGCGCACCCGGTCGGACAGGCCATCGCGGCGGCGCGGGCCGACCTCGGTGACGGTGCGGACGCCGAGCCCGGCCGGCCGACCGACGACGGCGCGACCCCGGCGGTCGCGGACGGCGGGGCGGAGACGGCGGACGGCGGGGCGGAGGCGGTCGACGCCGACTCCGACGGGGAGGCCGAACCGACCGTCGAGTCCTTCGAGAGCCACGCCCGCGGCGTCTCCGGCGTCGTCGACGGCGTCGAGGTCGTCGTCGGCCACCCGGACCTCTTCGACGAGCGCGGATGGACCGTCCCCGACGCGATCCGCGAGGCGGTCGCCGACGCGCGCGACGTGGGGCGCGTCCCGGTCGCGGTCGGCCGCGACGGCGCGGCCGAGGGGTTCGTCGTCGTGGGCGACGAGCTGCGCGACGGCTGGGAGGAGACGGTGACGGCGCTCGATCGCTCGGGCGTCGAGGTGATCGTCCTCACCGGTGACGACGAGCGCGCCGCGACGGTGTTCGCCGACCACGACGCCGTCTCGTCGGTGTTCGCGGGCGTGCCGCCGGAGGGGAAGGCGGAGACCGTCGCGCGGCTGAAGGAACGCGGCGTCACGGTGATGGTCGGCGACGGGACCAACGACGCGCCGGCGCTCGCGGCGGCCGACCTCGGTATCGCGCTCGGCGGCGGCACGGCGATGGCGGCCGACGCCGCCGACGTGGCCATCGTCGACGACGACCTCGGCTCGGTGGCGACCGTCTTCGAACTCGCCCGCGCGGCCGGCCGGCGCGTGAAGGGGAACATCGGCTGGGCGTTCTGCTACAACGCGGTCGCGATCCCCCTCGCCGCGACCGGCCTGCTCAATCCGCTGTTCGCCGCGGTCGCGATGGGGGCGTCGAGCCTGCTCGTCGTGACGAACTCCTCGCGGGCGTTGCTGTCGGACTGA
- a CDS encoding aldo/keto reductase codes for MPVLGLGTWENDDPAQCTESVANALDAGYRHVDTAQIYGNEAAVGKGIAESDVDRDDIFLATKVWIDELAPADVASSTRESLDKLGVDAVDLLYVHWPAGEYEPEETLPAFAELRDDGLIDRIGVSNFEPEHLDAATDALGETPFANQVEMHPLLRQEELREYADANDVELVAYSPLARGEILDDPAVTDIAEKHGVSAAQVSLAWLRESGVTAIPKATGIDHLRDNLASLNLELDDEDVAAIDELGRTDRQLNPDFGPDWE; via the coding sequence ATGCCGGTCCTCGGACTCGGCACGTGGGAGAACGACGACCCGGCACAGTGTACCGAATCTGTGGCGAACGCGCTCGACGCCGGCTACCGCCACGTCGATACCGCACAGATCTACGGCAACGAGGCGGCCGTCGGAAAGGGGATCGCCGAGAGCGACGTCGACCGCGACGATATCTTCCTCGCGACGAAGGTGTGGATCGACGAGCTCGCGCCCGCGGACGTCGCCTCGTCGACCCGGGAGAGCCTCGACAAGCTCGGCGTCGACGCGGTTGATCTCCTCTACGTCCACTGGCCGGCCGGGGAGTACGAGCCGGAAGAGACGCTGCCGGCGTTCGCCGAACTGCGCGACGACGGCCTGATCGACCGGATCGGCGTCTCGAACTTCGAGCCGGAACACCTTGACGCGGCGACGGACGCGCTCGGTGAGACGCCGTTCGCGAACCAGGTCGAGATGCATCCGCTGCTCCGGCAGGAGGAGCTGCGCGAGTACGCCGACGCGAACGACGTCGAACTCGTCGCCTACTCGCCGCTCGCCCGCGGGGAGATCCTCGACGACCCGGCCGTCACCGACATCGCCGAGAAGCACGGCGTCAGCGCGGCGCAGGTGAGCCTCGCGTGGCTCCGCGAATCCGGCGTCACCGCCATCCCGAAGGCGACCGGGATCGACCACCTCCGCGACAACCTCGCGAGCCTCAATCTCGAACTCGACGACGAGGACGTCGCGGCGATCGACGAGCTGGGCCGCACCGACCGGCAGCTCAACCCCGACTTCGGCCCGGACTGGGAGTAA
- a CDS encoding PAS domain S-box protein has product MTASEPLGLLLDQAQDKVVLIDGDGTFTYVSGAAERILGFTPEELIGENAFEYIHRDDREAVEEAFREAVTGEEFTEITVEYRHRTADGSWVWLESRMSNLTDDALDGYVVSSRDISDRVRAEREREETAAHLSEISAVSSDVLWMFNADWSELLFVNPSYEEIYGTSVAELRGDPGAFLDAIHPDDIPAVEEAMERLSDGNPVDIEYRVNPGEDYHRWVWVQGEPITVDGDVVRITGFTKDVTDRRRRERQLVVMDNLLRHNLRNDLNVMLGTVETLESEVPESTEHTAVIRHVGEQLLATAEKEREIIELITDHRDGEPIALDEVVEECVERVGERFPAASIGIVSLDPVVVDGRAELRSAVTELLENAVRHAADDAPAVTVGLRYAPDGAEIVVSDDHAPIPAVEANVLTGDHDMTDVYHSSGLGFWLVYWSVELSGGTVAVESSDDRGNEITIRLPAGGD; this is encoded by the coding sequence ATGACCGCGTCTGAACCGCTCGGATTGCTACTCGATCAGGCGCAGGACAAGGTCGTCCTCATAGACGGGGACGGCACGTTCACGTACGTGAGCGGTGCCGCCGAGCGGATCCTCGGCTTCACGCCGGAGGAACTCATCGGTGAGAACGCGTTCGAGTACATCCACCGCGACGACCGAGAGGCGGTCGAGGAGGCGTTCCGGGAGGCAGTCACCGGCGAAGAGTTCACCGAGATAACCGTCGAGTACCGCCACCGGACCGCCGACGGATCGTGGGTGTGGCTGGAGAGCCGCATGTCGAACCTCACCGACGACGCGCTCGACGGCTACGTCGTCAGCTCGCGCGACATCAGCGACCGCGTCCGGGCCGAGCGCGAGCGCGAGGAGACGGCGGCGCACCTCAGCGAGATTTCGGCGGTCTCAAGCGACGTGCTCTGGATGTTCAACGCCGACTGGTCGGAGCTCCTCTTCGTGAACCCCTCCTACGAGGAGATCTACGGGACGTCGGTCGCGGAACTCAGGGGCGACCCGGGCGCGTTCCTCGACGCGATCCACCCAGACGACATCCCCGCGGTCGAGGAGGCGATGGAACGGCTCTCCGACGGGAACCCGGTCGACATCGAGTACCGGGTGAACCCCGGCGAGGACTACCACCGCTGGGTGTGGGTTCAAGGCGAGCCGATCACGGTCGACGGCGATGTCGTCCGCATCACGGGGTTCACCAAGGACGTCACGGACCGGCGGCGGCGCGAGCGACAGCTGGTCGTCATGGACAACCTCCTCCGGCATAACCTCCGGAACGACCTCAACGTCATGCTCGGCACGGTGGAGACGCTGGAGTCGGAGGTCCCGGAGTCGACCGAACACACCGCGGTGATCCGCCACGTCGGCGAACAGCTCCTCGCGACCGCGGAGAAGGAACGGGAGATCATCGAACTCATCACCGACCACCGGGACGGCGAGCCGATCGCCCTCGACGAGGTGGTCGAGGAGTGCGTCGAGCGCGTCGGCGAGCGGTTCCCGGCGGCGTCGATCGGGATCGTGTCGCTCGATCCGGTCGTGGTCGACGGGCGCGCCGAACTGCGGTCGGCGGTGACGGAACTCCTCGAGAACGCGGTCCGACACGCCGCCGACGACGCTCCGGCCGTGACCGTCGGGCTCCGGTACGCGCCGGACGGGGCCGAAATCGTCGTCAGCGACGATCACGCGCCGATCCCGGCCGTCGAAGCGAACGTCCTCACCGGCGACCACGACATGACCGACGTGTACCACAGCAGCGGGCTGGGGTTCTGGCTCGTCTACTGGAGCGTGGAGCTGTCGGGCGGCACCGTCGCGGTCGAGTCGAGCGACGACCGGGGCAACGAGATCACGATCCGGTTGCCCGCGGGCGGAGACTGA